A stretch of DNA from Leptolyngbyaceae cyanobacterium:
CCTTAACTATGAATCGTTCCGTCAGGCATCGTTGCGCCAGTCAATGTTGCGCCAGTCAAATAAGCACTACTCAACTCAGCCCTAGCAAAATTAACTTTAATTAAAATAGCGTTAGTTAAATTTGTTCTAGCCAAATATGCTTCAACTAAATCAGAATTACTTAAATTGGCTTCCGTCAGATTAGCCCTACTTAAATCAGTTCTTACTAAACGACAATCTCTCAAATCTGCTTTACTCAAAAGCGCTTTATTCAACTTAGCATCAGCTAATAAAGAACCTCGCAAATTCACGCTCATCATATCGGCTTCAATCAATTTAGCCCTTTCCAACTTGATGTTAGCCATATTTGCCCCCCGAAGATTTGCTTGGGTTAAATTAGCTTCACTAAGATAAGCATTACTCAAATTTGCGCCCGATAAATCTGCACCTCGCAAATCGGCTTCTCGCAAGGTAGCTTCGCTTAAATTCGCACCGCTCAAATTTACTTTGGCTAAATCAGCACCAGTTAAATTCGCTCCTCGCAAATCAGCTTTACAAAGATTAGCTCCTCGCAAATTAGCCGTGTATATTCTCGTTTCTTCACGCAAATTAGCGCCGCGCAAACAAGCACCAGTTAAATTAGCACCACTTAAATTGGCCCCTCGTAAATCCGCATCAATTAAGTTAGCATCTAAAAGATTTGCTAAAGTGATATCAGTTCCGCGTAAATCAGCGCCTTGTAAAGTTGCGCCGTGCAAGTCCGCATTGTGTAAATTGGCAGAAGTTAAACTAGCTTGGCTTAAATTTGCCCCACACAATCTACTACGCATTAAATTAGATTTTCGGAGGTTTGCCCGATTTAAATAGGCAAAAACTAAACTAGAATTTTGGAGGTCTGCTTGTGATAAAGAAATCCCTATTAAATCAGCACCAAATAAATTTATACCGCTTAATTTCGCACCATTAAAATTTATTTGTCCATCTGCATAACGCTTTTTCAGTTCATTACTATTCATATATAATCCTACTTATCAAATCTAATTGTTTATTTAGCGGACTTGATGGGTACTATCACCTTCATCAGCTAGGAAATTATTTGTTTTGGGTGGTTCGTTAGAAGCTACGGATAAATTAATATCTGTATTTGGACGATCTAATACTGGCATGGGATACATTCCCGGTTGACGATTAGCGTAAAATGGTTTCATTGCTTGCACGATCGCACTAGCTGCTTGATAATTTTCATCTGCTTCAAATAAACATCTAGCCGTGCTACTCAGACGTGCATCCATTTCTGTAATAGTTTGGCAAAAGTAAAATAACTTCAGCAATAAATCATCTAACTCGTGCGCTCTAATTATTAACAAATCTTTTTCGTTAATATCAAGTTGCTGATACAAAGTAGAAAATATTAATATTTTAGCTCGCAGTGGATTTGTATACCTCATAATTTCTAATCGCATTTCAAATAAATCGTAGGGAGGGTTATTTGGACGAGCGTTGGTATTCAGTTCTACTGCCCAAGTTTGATTGGCAACTGATTGCGCTGCTAATCCCGAGTAATTAGGTTGATTTGATGCTATTTGAGTTGGTTGGTAAGTATTTTCATATAACTTCTCCATGTAATTAATAATTACGTTGGCAATCAGGCCATATTCTCCTGGTTTATTTAAAGTTTGTACTACTTTATTTAAAGAAATTTTTAAATTCTCTATACTTGGGTTTAATTCTACTAATTTTTGTAGTAAATCTTTAAGCTGAAAAGCTTCTAACCTATTGAGGTCGTTTTCCCAAGTGTTAAAACAAGCCCCAAATATTAGCTTTTTGATCCGAGTTGAATTTTCATCTTGTTGTAAATTTCTGATGACTTCATCAAGCTTAGCTAAAGCTTTCATTTTTATTGCCCCTAGCTCCAGCAACTATTTGGTCTATTCTAATATGAAGCAAAGCCAAAAAGACGATCGGACTAAACAGGAGTTCGATCTTTTTCCTGTTATGCGCTGTTGACAAAAAGCATTTTCTCTAGTAAGGCTAGAATTTGGCGATAAAAACCCTTTTCGTTTCCACTCGATCGGCTTAACTTCCTTGCTAGGGCAAGATTAGGGCAAGATTAGAAGCATTGCTAATCAGAAGCAGGTATTTTCCTTGCTTACGGTAATATATAAAAAATTTTTTCCTAAGCTTCCCCCCTGAGATATATTACCATCCACCTTTGGGTATACTTGGCAGAACAGCCTTTTTTTCCCACCCCAAAACTAAGGCTGGTATTAATTGACGAAGGTAGCAAGGATGAATCCATTAGAGTTGGAACAGCAGATTGCAAAAGTAACGATGGGTATAATGACCCGTAATAGGCAGATTGCTTCAGATATTATCGCAGACTTAAAAACTCAGATGAGTATTGAGGAGTTGGCGGGATTGCTCCTGATTAGTCTTGAGCGTTTGATCTGGTTTGATGGAGAGTTATTTTTTTGGACGGTAGAAAATATCATACCGATCGATATTAAACAGGAAATCAGAAAAATAATGTCAGTAAATACTTATAAAAGGTTAATTGCTAAAGGTTTAGTGCCTGGTAAAGATTTTAGTGTAGATGCAAACGGTAAATTACTACAAAAACATTGTCATAGCAGTTATTTAGGTTAATTTACCCCTTTGGTGGCGAAAGATGAGGAACCTAAGGATGAAAATTAATTCTCTCTTTTGCCTGCTCTTTACCCCTCTTCCTAACCTGCTCTTTTACTTGCTCAGATCGGAAAATAATATCAGACATCAAATTATATTTCTGTCATGCTAATTAGCAATACCTAAAAATAGGTTAAGCTCAGCCAAACAGGATTATTTTATGAGCAAACGAGCATTGCTGTTAGTAAATCCCCACGCTAGAAAGGGAAAAGAAACTCGAATCGAAGCGATCGAGTGCCTAAAAGGATTAGGGTTCGATTTATTG
This window harbors:
- a CDS encoding pentapeptide repeat-containing protein, with amino-acid sequence MNSNELKKRYADGQINFNGAKLSGINLFGADLIGISLSQADLQNSSLVFAYLNRANLRKSNLMRSRLCGANLSQASLTSANLHNADLHGATLQGADLRGTDITLANLLDANLIDADLRGANLSGANLTGACLRGANLREETRIYTANLRGANLCKADLRGANLTGADLAKVNLSGANLSEATLREADLRGADLSGANLSNAYLSEANLTQANLRGANMANIKLERAKLIEADMMSVNLRGSLLADAKLNKALLSKADLRDCRLVRTDLSRANLTEANLSNSDLVEAYLARTNLTNAILIKVNFARAELSSAYLTGATLTGATMPDGTIHS